TTCGAGAAAAACCGTCCGAAAGAATAAGGTCATTTCGAGAAATGCGCTGCTGACCCCGCAATCTCACTTGACCTTAAGCAGACTTCGCGGCAGGTCACAGCCTCTGAATTTCTATCCCCAGAAGGAGATCATCATGTCGGATGCACACGGCGTTGCACGCGATCAGCTCCGCTCGTTCATCGAGCGCATCGAACGCCTCGAAGAAGAAAAAAAGACGATCGCCGACGACATCAAGGATGTCTACGGCGAAGCCAAGGGCACGGGCTTCGACACCAAGATCCTGCGCAAGGTCATCGCAATCCGCAAGCAGGACAAGGATGAGCGCATGGAACAGGAAGCAATCCTCGACACCTACCTCGCAGCACTTGGCATGATCGACGCCCCGAGCGCCGAGTAAATCAGACCGAACAGCCCAACAAAAAACCCGCCGGTCAGTCCAGACCGGCGGGTTTTTTATGTGCTTTGTTCGTCGATCTCAGTTGGTGTCAAACTTCTTCACTTCGAGGAAGTTGACGGCCGAGCCGCTGAAACGTGCGGTATCGACAGTTCCCAGATTGCTCTGGAAGCCGGCTGAATAGACGGTCGTCGGAGAAGCGCGCAGCGTCTTGCTGACGAAGCGCGGCGCCTTGACCGGTTTCGACAAAGTCGCCATGCGGCCAGTCGTCAGCGCCCATTCGGAAATGATCTGCTGGGTGAGCTTCGGCTCGATGCGAACGGAAGACCGGGTCGCGGCAGCAGCCTCTTCCTTCTTCGGGCGCCTGCCCTTTGCCGGGACTTCCGCGGCGCCATCAAAAACATTGTCAAACATGGCTGCGCGCGCATCGGCACCCGACTGCGGTACAAATGCCGCAAGCTCGATCGGTCGCTCCGTCGGAGAGGCAAGCGCGACACGGGTCTCCGCTTTCGCCTCGACGGGCTCCTGGGCAAGAGCCGTGCCCTGCGGTTGTACCTTTTCGTTGAATTCAGGCACGGCAACATAGACAGCGGCCGCAGCCATCATCGCTGCTTCGCCGGCCGGGCGCATGGCCGGGACGGGAACGAAACCAAGCGCTTCGGCATCTGCACCCGTGGTTTCAGCCGAAGCCAGCATCATCCCGTTGCCGGCATCGCCGTTCATACCGCGTTGGCCGAGCATCTGCGGAACGGGAATCTTGTAGCCATTGAGATCGGTAAATTCAGTCTCCGGCTTGGCTTCTGCCGGCATCGCAGCTGCAAGGGCGTCCTGAGCCGGGTTCTGCACCGGCGCGACAAGCGCGACTTCAACGCCGCCATCGGCAGGCAGATCCTTGAACGCCGGGCGAACGAGTGGCACCGGCGCCTTGACTTCGGCAACTTGCTGCTGCTCGACCTGCTGGTTCTCGGCACCAATCACACCGGCAAGAACCGGCTGACCTGCGGTCGCTGCAGGAGCCGCCTTGGCCGCGGGTTGCTCATCGCCACCACCTTCGTCGGACGCAGCACTGGCGATTGCTTCAGGTTCTTCATCCTCGTCGCCACCCTGGCCGAAGAGCATGGCAAAGAGGGTCGCCTTGCGCTTGGTCGTGTCCTTGTCGCCAGCGCCCTTGGCGCCACCGCCAGCAACCTCGATCGACCTGTCGCCGACGCGGCGCTTGTAGTCGGCCACAGCCATATCATAGCCAGGAAGTGGCTTGCCATCGGACGGAACGTGCAGGGTCTTGCCGTCTGGGAACAGACGAACAAGTTCGCTGCGGCTCATGCGCGGCCAGGCGCGAACGCCGCCGACGTCCATATGCACGAAGGGGGAGCCGGAGGTCGGATAATAGCCCACGCCGCCAACCTGGAATTTCATGCCGATTTCGCGCAGCGTCTTCAGCTTTACGTCGGGCAGGTAGAAGTCCATCGCCTTGCCGAGCATGTGCTGGCTCTTCTTCGCGACACCCTTGGTGCGCGAACGCAGCATGTTGTTGGTGGCTGGAGAACGGTAGGCGGAAACGACGTGGATGTACTCGCGCGATCCGCTCTTCTGGTAAACTTCCCAGATGAGGTCGAGCAGGCGCGGGTCCATGTTGGTGGGCTCATTGCGACGCCAGTCGCGCAGCATGCGGTTGACCTGCTGCAAGCCTTTCGGATCATAGCGGCCATTGCGCTTGAAAGTGATCTCGGCCTTTTCCTGGGTGTGGATGAAATAAATCTTCAGGGTCCGTGTCTGCCCGGCCGCTTCGACTGTCGGCGCCACGCCCGGAGAAACCATGGAAGCCGCGATCAGCAGGGAAGCCAAAAGGCGCGGCATCCTACGGATTGCGCCGCCGCAAACGTCGCGGAACGCTTTGCCACTGGGCTCTCTCAATCCGAACAAATTTTTCAAACCTGATCCCCGTCCGACGGACAACGCGTCCAGTGGCTGCCAAATGGCTGTCAATTAAGGTAACAGCATGGCAAATATGCCACAGTCATCACTTATCCTTATAATATAGTGAACGGTTCACTAACAAGGTCTAAACGACGACTGTTAAATTCGACGGACGGGGAGAGTGTGTTATCCCTAACTTTATGCGGCTTCG
This genomic stretch from Pararhizobium capsulatum DSM 1112 harbors:
- a CDS encoding DUF2312 domain-containing protein; translated protein: MSDAHGVARDQLRSFIERIERLEEEKKTIADDIKDVYGEAKGTGFDTKILRKVIAIRKQDKDERMEQEAILDTYLAALGMIDAPSAE
- a CDS encoding DUF882 domain-containing protein, whose amino-acid sequence is MKNLFGLREPSGKAFRDVCGGAIRRMPRLLASLLIAASMVSPGVAPTVEAAGQTRTLKIYFIHTQEKAEITFKRNGRYDPKGLQQVNRMLRDWRRNEPTNMDPRLLDLIWEVYQKSGSREYIHVVSAYRSPATNNMLRSRTKGVAKKSQHMLGKAMDFYLPDVKLKTLREIGMKFQVGGVGYYPTSGSPFVHMDVGGVRAWPRMSRSELVRLFPDGKTLHVPSDGKPLPGYDMAVADYKRRVGDRSIEVAGGGAKGAGDKDTTKRKATLFAMLFGQGGDEDEEPEAIASAASDEGGGDEQPAAKAAPAATAGQPVLAGVIGAENQQVEQQQVAEVKAPVPLVRPAFKDLPADGGVEVALVAPVQNPAQDALAAAMPAEAKPETEFTDLNGYKIPVPQMLGQRGMNGDAGNGMMLASAETTGADAEALGFVPVPAMRPAGEAAMMAAAAVYVAVPEFNEKVQPQGTALAQEPVEAKAETRVALASPTERPIELAAFVPQSGADARAAMFDNVFDGAAEVPAKGRRPKKEEAAAATRSSVRIEPKLTQQIISEWALTTGRMATLSKPVKAPRFVSKTLRASPTTVYSAGFQSNLGTVDTARFSGSAVNFLEVKKFDTN